A single genomic interval of Sceloporus undulatus isolate JIND9_A2432 ecotype Alabama chromosome 2, SceUnd_v1.1, whole genome shotgun sequence harbors:
- the CASP2 gene encoding LOW QUALITY PROTEIN: caspase-2 (The sequence of the model RefSeq protein was modified relative to this genomic sequence to represent the inferred CDS: inserted 1 base in 1 codon): protein MLGTCGMQKCHQEALKKNRVSLAKQLVLKELTEHLIEKDVITEEMMEMIQAKAGSFSQNVEFLNLLPKRGPTAFSAFCEALRETKQHHLEEMLLSTISSRSNGTAKLSHSYEESLSLPVHEVGIFQKRPRWNHAEPIEHSLXDGVVPHYPQVIPCTPEFYHTHDICLLDETDRGVDQIDGNERASSPGCEESDANMKENAKLRLPTCSDMICGYACLKGTAAMRNTKRGSWYIEALTSVFADDSRHMHVADMLVKVNRLIKHREGHAPGTEFHRCKEMSEYCSTLCQDLYLFPGYFPGN, encoded by the exons ATGCTGGGTACTTGTGGCATGCAGAAATGTCACCAGGAGGCACTGAAAAAGAATCGTGTGTCCCTTGCGAAGCAGCTTGTGCTGAAGGAATTGACAGAACACCTTATAGAAAAGGATGTTATCACTGAAGAAATGATGGAGATGATACAA GCCAAGGCTGGGAGTTTTAGCCAAAATGTTGAATTCCTGAACCTCCTTCCTAAGAGGGGTCCAACAGCCTTCTCAGCTTTTTGTGAAGCTTTACGAGAAACCAAACAGCATCACTTGGAGGAAATGCTCCTGAGCACTATCTCCAGTCGTAGCAATGGGACTGCAAAG TTGAGTCATAGCTATGAGGAAAGTCTGTCGCTTCCTGTACATGAAGTGGGTATCTTTCAAAAAAGGCCACGTTGGAATCATG CAGAACCAATTGAGCATTCTT GTGATGGAGTGGTCCCCCACTACCCTCAGGTGATACCCTGCACTCCTGAATTCTACCACACTCATGACATCTG cctgttAGATGAGACAGACCGTGGAGTGGACCAAATAGATGGGAATGAGCGCGCCAGCTCTCCAGGTTGTGAAGAGAGTGATGCAAACATGAAAGAAAACGCCAAGCTGCGCCTTCCCACTTGCTCTGACATGATCTGTGGATATGCCTGTTTGAAGG GCACAGCTGCTATGAGAAATACTAAACGTGGGTCTTGGTATATAGAAGCTCTCACTTCTGTGTTTGCTGACGACTCCAGACATATGCATGTGGCTGACATGCTTGTGAAG GTGAACAGATTAATCAAGCATCGAGAAGGCCATGCTCCTGGCACAGAGTTCCACCGTTGCAAGGAGATGTCAGAATACTGTAGCACTCTCTGTCAAGACCTTTACCTATTCCCAGGCTATTTTCCTGGGAATTAG